The segment TCGACCAGCTCTGCCCACTTCTAGGTCTGGACTGCCTGAAACCCTGCCTTCTATCAGCTACAGGAACTGAACGTAGAGGATTCTGACCAGATGCTTCCTGTTGTCCTGCACCCAAGACAGACTTCCCACTTTCCACAATGTCAGCAGCAAGGCGGTTGGCAAAGTGTTGGACGCCAGGTTGAGACTCACAGGGTGGGAGGTCAAGGTCCATACTGTCTTCTGATGCATCAGCTATGATTTTGTTCTTGCGCATCAGGCTCTCAATGGAACTGGACCAAGTGTCATGGATCAGCATGTCAGTAATCTGGTCAGTCTGTCCTCGTTGGTAAAGGCAAGAGTCCGACTTGCAAAGTCCGGTGGCAGAAACTGTGTTTGTGGGAAAGATGTTAAGTCCTGATTCTCCATGAATGTTTCTTGGAAAACCATCAAAGGAGTTGGCTTTGATGGGCGAATTCACTGTTAACCGTGAATCTGAGGAGCGCCGGTCGGGCACAGATGACTGTCGGATGCAGAAGGGACTTCTGAGAGTTGGTGGCAAAAGGCTGTTGCTCCACTCCTTGGTCTTCCTGGCACTGCTGTAGTGGTCTTTGCTGTCTCTGTCCATGTTTCTTAGCATGAAGCGGTAGAACTCCTCTGTGATGCTTTCAGTACTTGACTGTTTGGATAGACAGCAGGAGGACGTCCTCACGTTCAGATGGCCGTTCTTTTTGGTGGCAGCTTGCTGCACCGCAGCAGCCAGGATGTTACTTGCACTCTTCCCAGCATAGTAGtccagcagcaggtcaaagCCACGGCCCTCTGTCTCCATTTGATTCACCATGAATCGAGAGAACTCATCAGTAATGCTTTCACAACTTGACTGCTTCGATATGGAGCTGCCCCGACTCAGGTTGGGTCCAAGCCGGCTGCCAGGACCCAGCATGTTAGCCATTCCGGAAGGATCAGCATCTTCTTCTGGAATGCTTTCATAGCTTGAGGCTTTCCCCCGGCTGCTCCATCGTTCGCACTGAAGTCGGCTGCGTGGGGATGAGCAGGAGGGAGATGATGTGGGCCCCTGCTGACCTTGTTTAGACATGTCAATCACATTGAGCTCAGGGCAGTTCATAATGCGTGCGGTCACTTCTGAGGCAAACAGGGCAAAAGGGTCGGTGGCTACCGAATTAGTGGTGGGTTCTGGGTCGAGGCCAACGGTCTCATCCACAACGCGATTAACTAGCCGCTCCATCAGCTCTGGCTGCTCCTCTGTTTTGCGTTTGATCTCACTGAGACGCGGGGGGCGGTGTTTTTTAGCGGATGTCGGACTGGTGCAGTTCTGTGCCTCCTTTCTACGCAGGGCATTGGCCACTGATCGGCAAGGATGGAGGTATCCACTCTCTAACCCCTCACCTGCCACCCCAGTGCCTCCTCCTTTCAGAGCACAAAACCAAGGCTGCTTACCGCTCGAGTTTTCCAAGCAGATAGCCGCTAGCTCTGTTGCCATAGACACAACGGTGGCGGCAAGGTCTTCTGCAAAACAAGTGATCGGTGTTCTTGTCTCAGTCCCGGTGCCGTCCATTTTTAGTGCGGTCAGGGCTCCAACAGATGAGGTTAGAGACTGCTGTGGGGAAAGTGTGGACACCTTAACCTCCTGGCTTCTACTCCTGAGCCTGTCAGAGGAAGGGTTGTGCCGAGGGGAGTTATCGCAGGATGGCAACTTAGCTTCGCTTTCCGAATTAGAGTTATCCCGAAACGCAATCAATGTGCTCTGGTTGTGTCGCCGCTGGTCACCTGAAATCTTCTCTCTTGTTTCGTCTGTCACAAAAGCGAACCGCTGTTCTCCACTTAGGTTCCGTGTTCGCTGTGGtgagctgctgttgctgcttttACCTTGCTGGCTAGGCCTGGGAACTCGCCGTGACGGACTTAATATCCCCCTGGAAGCAGACGAAGCCCCACAGTTTCCCTCCTCCAGTCTTTCAGCAAAGCTCTTTTGATGACATTTGGAAATGTCACTGATTTTCCTTGCTGTGATGCAGAAGATGTCAAAGAGCACACTGTTCGTGCTCTCACGCAAATACCTTTCAAAGTCTGGTACGTCTTTCTCTTGGCCCTCCATCTCTTTCCTCTTTTCAGTCTTCTCCAGAGCATGTCGAAAAATGGTCTCTGAAATCCCTCGCACAAAATCATCTACCTCTGACTCCTCTACCATACCAGACCTTTGGGGTGTCTTCGTGATCCCGTCCACAATCTTGTCATGGGTGGCTTCTAGGAAGTGTGCCACGCTGCGGTACTCCTGCTTTAATGTCAAGACAGCCGACGCCTCTTGGAGGAGCACATCTGCCACACTGGCTCGAAAGCCATCGACCGTTGTGCCCTCGGCGACGCTGGCGTGAAGGGTGATGGCTGACGTTGCCTGCGCCGCAGAGAGAAGCCCCAGAGATGTGGAATAGAGCTCCAACGGATCCTCGGTGTCGCCACAGCTGATCTCCTCAGCTAGATCCACCACGGCCACGGCCCCTGCCACCTGTGCCATGCCGCACATGGCGGTTGAGAAGGAGTAGTCGGTTTCACTCTGTCCATCTTccacctcttcttcctcctccttgtcATACTCCTCCTCGTCTAGGTCGACAGGGTCAAGTGTGAGGTGTTCAGTGACCTGAGGGGTGGAGATCGTGCCAACAACACTAGCAGCACATGCTAATGCTACTTCCACTGGCTTGGCTGTGTGGATTGGTGATCCGTGGTGATGCTGCTTGCGCCGGTTGTGTGGAGCATCTGTACCGGACCGCTTGTGCTGATCACAGGACTGTGTGCTGCTAGTTCTGCCAGAGGCGCCATCAAGCTCTGTGCTCTCTGGCCACTCTGCAGCATCGTCACTGTTGTCAGGACTCTGAACAATCACAATTTTTGGGAGTTCAAATGAACAGGCCCTGGCCCGAGGGACACCTTTACTTTCTGACTCTGATGACGGTTTGGACACGCTGACAGCCACCTCTGGGGCAAAAGAGGTTTCATCTTGGGACAAACGGATGAAGGCATCTTGCAGCACAGACTCTGCAAGGTTGGTGGCATAATGGCCTGTTGACTCCTTGGTTTGATGTGTGGGTTGGTGTGATGGGGAGGCAGTGGCAACCTGGGAATGTCGTGTCCTGGAGGAGTTTTGGGAGGAGGATGAACAGGAGGAGGGGCAGAGCGTGGGCTCTGACCCATCACTTTCATCTCTTTGCAAACCTCTTCCCCGCTGACGCAAGCCAGACTGACGAGCTCTCAGCAATTCCACTGCTGACTCTCCAACATCTGCACTGTCTGGGTCTGCAGAAGGATACGtagaaataaacagaagaccaatgaaatatttaacattaaatattgAAGAATAAAACACCCAACCAATAGTAAAGGAATCCCAGCGGAAGGTTGAAAATGTGGCATTTTACACTAGATGGGAGatgccagagagaaagagaggaaagtTCACTGTGGTGAAAGGTTCATTGAGCTGTGACTCGGTGGGAGAAATTACGAGGTGAGTCATCCGACGACACGTTATCAATAAAAACTACTGCTTCATGCTctcgctcactcgctctctctttcagcTCCATAGAAAATAAAGATTTCTCTCTAGTATGATGCCATAAGGAATATTACATTG is part of the Denticeps clupeoides chromosome 19, fDenClu1.1, whole genome shotgun sequence genome and harbors:
- the sphkap gene encoding A-kinase anchor protein SPHKAP isoform X1, with the protein product MLSNLFTVLRHFTERNFQSSALFDASETTDVEGVTTESTVGSTVTACKKVLCSSSPLDSSEYWLRSDKSLCRVGFLEEQSERACTTICFVNVDRHSGDDCHDDSCIKRLASVSLELPRLVESLAGRQPKENEILLLSGLKPPHPPERTQPTQHAVDVCLVQCARRRHSTQPSSIIFEINKFLIGLQSGKERQRHTRWAGQRVSDDDTNRSVSSIEEDFLTASEHLGEDSEEDFFRSDPDSADVGESAVELLRARQSGLRQRGRGLQRDESDGSEPTLCPSSCSSSSQNSSRTRHSQVATASPSHQPTHQTKESTGHYATNLAESVLQDAFIRLSQDETSFAPEVAVSVSKPSSESESKGVPRARACSFELPKIVIVQSPDNSDDAAEWPESTELDGASGRTSSTQSCDQHKRSGTDAPHNRRKQHHHGSPIHTAKPVEVALACAASVVGTISTPQVTEHLTLDPVDLDEEEYDKEEEEEVEDGQSETDYSFSTAMCGMAQVAGAVAVVDLAEEISCGDTEDPLELYSTSLGLLSAAQATSAITLHASVAEGTTVDGFRASVADVLLQEASAVLTLKQEYRSVAHFLEATHDKIVDGITKTPQRSGMVEESEVDDFVRGISETIFRHALEKTEKRKEMEGQEKDVPDFERYLRESTNSVLFDIFCITARKISDISKCHQKSFAERLEEGNCGASSASRGILSPSRRVPRPSQQGKSSNSSSPQRTRNLSGEQRFAFVTDETREKISGDQRRHNQSTLIAFRDNSNSESEAKLPSCDNSPRHNPSSDRLRSRSQEVKVSTLSPQQSLTSSVGALTALKMDGTGTETRTPITCFAEDLAATVVSMATELAAICLENSSGKQPWFCALKGGGTGVAGEGLESGYLHPCRSVANALRRKEAQNCTSPTSAKKHRPPRLSEIKRKTEEQPELMERLVNRVVDETVGLDPEPTTNSVATDPFALFASEVTARIMNCPELNVIDMSKQGQQGPTSSPSCSSPRSRLQCERWSSRGKASSYESIPEEDADPSGMANMLGPGSRLGPNLSRGSSISKQSSCESITDEFSRFMVNQMETEGRGFDLLLDYYAGKSASNILAAAVQQAATKKNGHLNVRTSSCCLSKQSSTESITEEFYRFMLRNMDRDSKDHYSSARKTKEWSNSLLPPTLRSPFCIRQSSVPDRRSSDSRLTVNSPIKANSFDGFPRNIHGESGLNIFPTNTVSATGLCKSDSCLYQRGQTDQITDMLIHDTWSSSIESLMRKNKIIADASEDSMDLDLPPCESQPGVQHFANRLAADIVESGKSVLGAGQQEASGQNPLRSVPVADRRQGFRQSRPRSGQSWSSLERQESGEGAAIGGPQSRAGPREVPLIHIEPDHKEEMRAQIQQKECIIQSGRERTPTRRASDDIDRDRVAKAPAAPPVGESEEAQRRSLSNSSEDSGSGSWAQVVAPDDDPHEDTSSFTQLSEGNGNSSASSLGLTHVETFSEVSSQRQVTRDDSEKKDALKSPESFENADDLPFSTSVGNSFRELLVLNFDLEADGVDSELRATLQWIAASELGSPTLFFRKSQQHNLTKFQQVVQLVTQKSWRVGDLFKAVVQFCQLQEDPLATTPTTGLFDWLLETY
- the sphkap gene encoding A-kinase anchor protein SPHKAP isoform X5, encoding MLSNLFTVLRHFTERNFQSSALFDASETTDVEGVTTESTVGSTVTACKKVLCSSSPLDSSEYWLRSDKSLCRVGFLEEQSERACTTICFVNVDRHSGDDCHDDSCIKRLASVSLELPRLVESLAGRQPKENEILLLSGLKPPHPPERTQPTQHAVDVCLVQCARRRHSTQPSSIIFEINKFLIGLQSGKERQRHTRWAGQRVSDDDTNRSVSSIEEDFLTASEHLGEDSEEDFFRSDPDSADVGESAVELLRARQSGLRQRGRGLQRDESDGSEPTLCPSSCSSSSQNSSRTRHSQVATASPSHQPTHQTKESTGHYATNLAESVLQDAFIRLSQDETSFAPEVAVSVSKPSSESESKGVPRARACSFELPKIVIVQSPDNSDDAAEWPESTELDGASGRTSSTQSCDQHKRSGTDAPHNRRKQHHHGSPIHTAKPVEVALACAASVVGTISTPQVTEHLTLDPVDLDEEEYDKEEEEEVEDGQSETDYSFSTAMCGMAQVAGAVAVVDLAEEISCGDTEDPLELYSTSLGLLSAAQATSAITLHASVAEGTTVDGFRASVADVLLQEASAVLTLKQEYRSVAHFLEATHDKIVDGITKTPQRSGMVEESEVDDFVRGISETIFRHALEKTEKRKEMEGQEKDVPDFERYLRESTNSVLFDIFCITARKISDISKCHQKSFAERLEEGNCGASSASRGILSPSRRVPRPSQQGKSSNSSSPQRTRNLSGEQRFAFVTDETREKISGDQRRHNQSTLIAFRDNSNSESEAKLPSCDNSPRHNPSSDRLRSRSQEVKVSTLSPQQSLTSSVGALTALKMDGTGTETRTPITCFAEDLAATVVSMATELAAICLENSSGKQPWFCALKGGGTGVAGEGLESGYLHPCRSVANALRRKEAQNCTSPTSAKKHRPPRLSEIKRKTEEQPELMERLVNRVVDETVGLDPEPTTNSVATDPFALFASEVTARIMNCPELNVIDMSKQGQQGPTSSPSCSSPRSRLQCERWSSRGKASSYESIPEEDADPSGMANMLGPGSRLGPNLSRGSSISKQSSCESITDEFSRFMVNQMETEGRGFDLLLDYYAGKSASNILAAAVQQAATKKNGHLNVRTSSCCLSKQSSTESITEEFYRFMLRNMDRDSKDHYSSARKTKEWSNSLLPPTLRSPFCIRQSSVPDRRSSDSRLTVNSPIKANSFDGFPRNIHGESGLNIFPTNTVSATGLCKSDSCLYQRGQTDQITDMLIHDTWSSSIESLMRKNKIIADASEDSMDLDLPPCESQPGVQHFANRLAADIVESGKSVLGAGQQEASGQNPLRSVPVADRRQGFRQSRPRSGQSWSSLERQESGEGAAIGGPQSRAGPREVPLIHIEPDHKEEMRAQIQQKECIIQSGRERTPTRRARNGNSSASSLGLTHVETFSEVSSQRDDSEKKDALKSPESFENADDLPFSTSVGNSFRELLVLNFDLEADGVDSELRATLQWIAASELGSPTLFFRKSQQHNLTKFQQVVQLVTQKSWRVGDLFKAVVQFCQLQEDPLATTPTTGLFDWLLETY
- the sphkap gene encoding A-kinase anchor protein SPHKAP isoform X2, whose protein sequence is MAGAKCLLATPSNFQSSALFDASETTDVEGVTTESTVGSTVTACKKVLCSSSPLDSSEYWLRSDKSLCRVGFLEEQSERACTTICFVNVDRHSGDDCHDDSCIKRLASVSLELPRLVESLAGRQPKENEILLLSGLKPPHPPERTQPTQHAVDVCLVQCARRRHSTQPSSIIFEINKFLIGLQSGKERQRHTRWAGQRVSDDDTNRSVSSIEEDFLTASEHLGEDSEEDFFRSDPDSADVGESAVELLRARQSGLRQRGRGLQRDESDGSEPTLCPSSCSSSSQNSSRTRHSQVATASPSHQPTHQTKESTGHYATNLAESVLQDAFIRLSQDETSFAPEVAVSVSKPSSESESKGVPRARACSFELPKIVIVQSPDNSDDAAEWPESTELDGASGRTSSTQSCDQHKRSGTDAPHNRRKQHHHGSPIHTAKPVEVALACAASVVGTISTPQVTEHLTLDPVDLDEEEYDKEEEEEVEDGQSETDYSFSTAMCGMAQVAGAVAVVDLAEEISCGDTEDPLELYSTSLGLLSAAQATSAITLHASVAEGTTVDGFRASVADVLLQEASAVLTLKQEYRSVAHFLEATHDKIVDGITKTPQRSGMVEESEVDDFVRGISETIFRHALEKTEKRKEMEGQEKDVPDFERYLRESTNSVLFDIFCITARKISDISKCHQKSFAERLEEGNCGASSASRGILSPSRRVPRPSQQGKSSNSSSPQRTRNLSGEQRFAFVTDETREKISGDQRRHNQSTLIAFRDNSNSESEAKLPSCDNSPRHNPSSDRLRSRSQEVKVSTLSPQQSLTSSVGALTALKMDGTGTETRTPITCFAEDLAATVVSMATELAAICLENSSGKQPWFCALKGGGTGVAGEGLESGYLHPCRSVANALRRKEAQNCTSPTSAKKHRPPRLSEIKRKTEEQPELMERLVNRVVDETVGLDPEPTTNSVATDPFALFASEVTARIMNCPELNVIDMSKQGQQGPTSSPSCSSPRSRLQCERWSSRGKASSYESIPEEDADPSGMANMLGPGSRLGPNLSRGSSISKQSSCESITDEFSRFMVNQMETEGRGFDLLLDYYAGKSASNILAAAVQQAATKKNGHLNVRTSSCCLSKQSSTESITEEFYRFMLRNMDRDSKDHYSSARKTKEWSNSLLPPTLRSPFCIRQSSVPDRRSSDSRLTVNSPIKANSFDGFPRNIHGESGLNIFPTNTVSATGLCKSDSCLYQRGQTDQITDMLIHDTWSSSIESLMRKNKIIADASEDSMDLDLPPCESQPGVQHFANRLAADIVESGKSVLGAGQQEASGQNPLRSVPVADRRQGFRQSRPRSGQSWSSLERQESGEGAAIGGPQSRAGPREVPLIHIEPDHKEEMRAQIQQKECIIQSGRERTPTRRASDDIDRDRVAKAPAAPPVGESEEAQRRSLSNSSEDSGSGSWAQVVAPDDDPHEDTSSFTQLSEGNGNSSASSLGLTHVETFSEVSSQRQVTRDDSEKKDALKSPESFENADDLPFSTSVGNSFRELLVLNFDLEADGVDSELRATLQWIAASELGSPTLFFRKSQQHNLTKFQQVVQLVTQKSWRVGDLFKAVVQFCQLQEDPLATTPTTGLFDWLLETY
- the sphkap gene encoding A-kinase anchor protein SPHKAP isoform X3, which codes for MLSNLFTVLRHFTERNFQSSALFDASETTDVEGVTTESTVGSTVTACKKVLCSSSPLDSSEYWLRSDKSLCRVGFLEEQSERACTTICFVNVDRHSGDDCHDDSCIKRLASVSLELPRLVESLAGRQPKENEILLLSGLKPPHPPERTQPTQHAVDVCLVQCARRRHSTQPSSIIFEINKFLIGLQSGKERQRHTRWAGQRVSDDDTNRSVSSIEEDFLTASEHLGEDSEEDFFRSDPDSADVGESAVELLRARQSGLRQRGRGLQRDESDGSEPTLCPSSCSSSSQNSSRTRHSQVATASPSHQPTHQTKESTGHYATNLAESVLQDAFIRLSQDETSFAPEVAVSVSKPSSESESKGVPRARACSFELPKIVIVQSPDNSDDAAEWPESTELDGASGRTSSTQSCDQHKRSGTDAPHNRRKQHHHGSPIHTAKPVEVALACAASVVGTISTPQVTEHLTLDPVDLDEEEYDKEEEEEVEDGQSETDYSFSTAMCGMAQVAGAVAVVDLAEEISCGDTEDPLELYSTSLGLLSAAQATSAITLHASVAEGTTVDGFRASVADVLLQEASAVLTLKQEYRSVAHFLEATHDKIVDGITKTPQRSGMVEESEVDDFVRGISETIFRHALEKTEKRKEMEGQEKDVPDFERYLRESTNSVLFDIFCITARKISDISKCHQKSFAERLEEGNCGASSASRGILSPSRRVPRPSQQGKSSNSSSPQRTRNLSGEQRFAFVTDETREKISGDQRRHNQSTLIAFRDNSNSESEAKLPSCDNSPRHNPSSDRLRSRSQEVKVSTLSPQQSLTSSVGALTALKMDGTGTETRTPITCFAEDLAATVVSMATELAAICLENSSGKQPWFCALKGGGTGVAGEGLESGYLHPCRSVANALRRKEAQNCTSPTSAKKHRPPRLSEIKRKTEEQPELMERLVNRVVDETVGLDPEPTTNSVATDPFALFASEVTARIMNCPELNVIDMSKQGQQGPTSSPSCSSPRSRLQCERWSSRGKASSYESIPEEDADPSGMANMLGPGSRLGPNLSRGSSISKQSSCESITDEFSRFMVNQMETEGRGFDLLLDYYAGKSASNILAAAVQQAATKKNGHLNVRTSSCCLSKQSSTESITEEFYRFMLRNMDRDSKDHYSSARKTKEWSNSLLPPTLRSPFCIRQSSVPDRRSSDSRLTVNSPIKANSFDGFPRNIHGESGLNIFPTNTVSATGLCKSDSCLYQRGQTDQITDMLIHDTWSSSIESLMRKNKIIADASEDSMDLDLPPCESQPGVQHFANRLAADIVESGKSVLGAGQQEASGQNPLRSVPVADRRQGFRQSRPRSGQSWSSLERQESGEGAAIGGPQSRAGPREVPLIHIEPDHKEEMRAQIQQKECIIQSGRERTPTRRASDDIDRDRVAKAPAAPPVGESEEAQRRSLSNSSEDSGSGSWAQVVAPDDDPHEDTSSFTQLSEGNGNSSASSLGLTHVETFSEVSSQRDDSEKKDALKSPESFENADDLPFSTSVGNSFRELLVLNFDLEADGVDSELRATLQWIAASELGSPTLFFRKSQQHNLTKFQQVVQLVTQKSWRVGDLFKAVVQFCQLQEDPLATTPTTGLFDWLLETY
- the sphkap gene encoding A-kinase anchor protein SPHKAP isoform X4 — encoded protein: MLSNLFTVLRHFTERNFQSSALFDASETTDVEGVTTESTVGSTVTACKKVLCSSSPLDSSEYWLRSDKSLCRVGFLEEQSERACTTICFVNVDRHSGDDCHDDSCIKRLASVSLELPRLVESLAGRQPKENEILLLSGLKPPHPPERTQPTQHAVDVCLVQCARRRHSTQPSSIIFEINKFLIGLQSGKERQRHTRWAGQRVSDDDTNRSVSSIEEDFLTASEHLGEDSEEDFFRSDPDSADVGESAVELLRARQSGLRQRGRGLQRDESDGSEPTLCPSSCSSSSQNSSRTRHSQVATASPSHQPTHQTKESTGHYATNLAESVLQDAFIRLSQDETSFAPEVAVSVSKPSSESESKGVPRARACSFELPKIVIVQSPDNSDDAAEWPESTELDGASGRTSSTQSCDQHKRSGTDAPHNRRKQHHHGSPIHTAKPVEVALACAASVVGTISTPQVTEHLTLDPVDLDEEEYDKEEEEEVEDGQSETDYSFSTAMCGMAQVAGAVAVVDLAEEISCGDTEDPLELYSTSLGLLSAAQATSAITLHASVAEGTTVDGFRASVADVLLQEASAVLTLKQEYRSVAHFLEATHDKIVDGITKTPQRSGMVEESEVDDFVRGISETIFRHALEKTEKRKEMEGQEKDVPDFERYLRESTNSVLFDIFCITARKISDISKCHQKSFAERLEEGNCGASSASRGILSPSRRVPRPSQQGKSSNSSSPQRTRNLSGEQRFAFVTDETREKISGDQRRHNQSTLIAFRDNSNSESEAKLPSCDNSPRHNPSSDRLRSRSQEVKVSTLSPQQSLTSSVGALTALKMDGTGTETRTPITCFAEDLAATVVSMATELAAICLENSSGKQPWFCALKGGGTGVAGEGLESGYLHPCRSVANALRRKEAQNCTSPTSAKKHRPPRLSEIKRKTEEQPELMERLVNRVVDETVGLDPEPTTNSVATDPFALFASEVTARIMNCPELNVIDMSKQGQQGPTSSPSCSSPRSRLQCERWSSRGKASSYESIPEEDADPSGMANMLGPGSRLGPNLSRGSSISKQSSCESITDEFSRFMVNQMETEGRGFDLLLDYYAGKSASNILAAAVQQAATKKNGHLNVRTSSCCLSKQSSTESITEEFYRFMLRNMDRDSKDHYSSARKTKEWSNSLLPPTLRSPFCIRQSSVPDRRSSDSRLTVNSPIKANSFDGFPRNIHGESGLNIFPTNTVSATGLCKSDSCLYQRGQTDQITDMLIHDTWSSSIESLMRKNKIIADASEDSMDLDLPPCESQPGVQHFANRLAADIVESGKSVLGAGQQEASGQNPLRSVPVADRRQGFRQSRPRSGQSWSSLERQESGEGAAIGGPQSRAGPREVPLIHIEPDHKEEMRAQIQQKECIIQSGRERTPTRRARNGNSSASSLGLTHVETFSEVSSQRQVTRDDSEKKDALKSPESFENADDLPFSTSVGNSFRELLVLNFDLEADGVDSELRATLQWIAASELGSPTLFFRKSQQHNLTKFQQVVQLVTQKSWRVGDLFKAVVQFCQLQEDPLATTPTTGLFDWLLETY